CACCATTCACCTGTCCAAAGTGTTTGTTTAATTCAGAACCTATTATTTTTGCAATAGGAATAGCAAAATACTtatgaatgttttgttttaagtttcaAGGAGCACAGATTAAATCTGAAGCTATTGATGGTAAAATACTAACAATTGGAAACCAGAGCTGTGAGCAAATACACCTGAAGCCAAATACCTTGATTTGTATCATACCTAAGGAACTTCTGGCTTCAAGAAGTGAACTGGATGTGGAAGTAAGAGATTTTTAACTTTCAAATTTGCATGGTTAGATTTTATCAGACCATTGGAGTATAATGATCATGCGACAGGAAGTTCAGCCTAGTTGTTTATATTCTCTGTGTGATCTTAGTTTATACTCTTGAACGTGGTGGTGAAGAAATGATAAAAGAAGCTGACATGAACTACAGGTATAATTTATTCGGTGTTACtacaagtgtgccaaacacttgTGTTAGAGATTAGAGGGGTTAAATAGAGGGAAACTGTTCCCCTTTAGTGAATGGTTCAAAGACCAGAAAGCACTGATGTAAAATGTTGGCCTAATGATACAATGGTTCATCTGGTCTATCCACAGTTTAAGATGAAAAATTAGAAGCTTCCTGTTTCTTGGTGTCAGAATTAAGGTTTTGTTAAAATTTCTCACAACTATTTTTCACAACCCTTTGGATAATTTCTAATTTGTCACAGCCTCTGAACCTCCCATCCTATTTCCAACCTTgtcatctgcagcctttccacCACTTGTCTCCTTTTCCCTCAAGCCTCTGCTCACAGCATTACCTTGGTGGTACTCACCTTTCGTCTCTTGTTCTTGAAGATTATCTTACCTTCAATTTTCTCAATCAACAGAATTGAGGCAATTAGTTCAAAACCTCAGCATATTGTACAAGCTGTTCCAAAGTGAAGGCATaacaggctatggaccaagtgctggtaaaacgggattagtgttgGCATGGATCTGGTGGGCCCAGGAgccagtttagaacatagaacagtacagcacaggaactggcccttcagcccattatgtctgtgccgaacatggtgTCAAATAAAACtaatgtttctgtgctctatgactctgactatcaTTATTGTTTCTCTTGAAATATTTGGTAAATAAAATTCTAGGCAAGCTTCCATTAAATCAGCAAATAAAATAAGTGATAATTTAGTTTTCACACAAATGTAATGATTAATTTCTTTCCTCACAGTGGAAAAAAGCAAATTCATCAATTTATTTGGGAAAAGTTATCATCCTTGAAAATAAGAATTTTATTGCACTGGTTGGTGTGATTGTGATAATGTTACTGGTTCTTCTGATACTTGGAATATTTATTTGGAGGTACAAGAAGAAACAGATGAAAGGTACATCTCGTTCGATATAGTTCCTCAATAAAATCTTCTTGAACAGTTTTAATGCATGCAGCAGtatccaatatttaaaaaaatcagttcttGCCAGTGAGATCTCAGTGCTAATTCAAGCTACAAGATTCTCCATTTGCACCCTATAAGCTTACCTTGTTTCATTAATAGATATAAACCCAGATGTAGTGCGGTATGATGGAGGAACGCATACACTACACCTGGATAGACTTGTGAATACAAGAGCACGAAACAGTATCACTGCAGAAATGATCTCTCATGAATCCTCTGACTATCGAACAACTCTTCAAGAAGGTATGATTTATATAGTCCATTCCTGAGACCAAAATCTTAAATGGATGCTCTGCTTTTAGTTGTGCTCCAGCGCCTGACCCAAGTAACCATTCTTCATTTTATGAATAACACCTTGCAGCTATTACACCAGTCAAGTCACAAACTTCCCTCAGCAGGTGTCCACACAAGTGGAAATACGAATAACAGTCACGAGATATCAGTCAATGGTGCAAACTTCGCTTGAAGAGACTATAGTCATGCCACCACCTACCGGAAACCAACCTCATTGTAATGCCCATCCCTTCCTATTCTCTTTTACTTAAGCTGGCAGTTGTCAATGGGTATAGTAAACTGTTTAGCAATCTAGTCATTTTTCTTCTCATTTAGTACAGAATATACAACTCATTTCTGGAAAACCTTGTATGTAAAACCTTAGTGTGCCAAAGATTATTACCCTGCTGACCAATAAGCAAGATTGTTTTTACCTTTTCAGCTAAGTCAGAATATCTGGGCATTAAAGATACTTCACTAACTATGTCTAACTTTCAAATTGTTCCTTATGGTGAATTGCATCCAATTTGAAGCTCTTCACTTTTCATGTTaatactttttctctttccatgaatgcTGGAAAAGGgacgggtggggggtggggggaggagtttacctgaaactgaagaattcaatgttcataccatcggGTTATAGATtacccaagcggaatatgaggtgctgtttttcCAGTTTGTGTTCAGCGAaataggaggtgctgttcctcaagtttgcatgtAGACACGTGTTGGTGTAAGAATGGATCTTACTGTTTAAATTCTCCTTGTGTTAAATAGTGAAAGAAAATGTGGGTTTCTTGAGATCAATAATAAAACAATGATTTCAGCTAATTTTGGATTTGCTTGGCAAAGCCATTTTGGAAGGAACAAATACTGCCAGTAACTAGTAAGCATTTGTAATACTCTTCACGAAGTCTAATGTTGAACGAAATTTATTTGCACCACTGTCTTCAGAGCTTCTGAAATTTGTTCTACCATCTGTAATTAATGGAATGTAGACCATATCTGTGCTGCCCAGTGTTATGAAGACAGAATAGAAATGCTTCCTGAAACCAATAGGGTAAAAATCATCATGCTGATTTTTACTTTGGAAGAACCTATGAAATTTGAATctaaatttggcatcatggtcaacacagacttaatggctgaagggcctatttctatgctgtactattctatgaaaatgactttgtttcttttcaataACAGATCCTTTTCAGAATTTGACGCAAGGAGCATCATATAGGCAAGCCCAGTTTTCTCACTCAGATCTGACTTGCATATTGTCAAGTGGGGACTTGGATTCAACCACACCATTACTGCAGGGCGATGTGAACATCAGCTTCAACAGCTTGGACTCTGAACTACTGAAAGAAGTGCAGCACATGGTTATCAGTGCTGATGCTCTCACAATGCACACCACAGAGGTGATAGGAAGAGGCAAGTTTCAAATAGTTCCTGACTTAATAGCAGCTCATCTTTGAATAATTCAATACACCTTTAGATTTGTCTCATTTTTTGCAAGTAAAAATTTCTACTGCATGCTGGTGGAGATTTGGTAATTTAGCATAGACCAAGGATCAAACCTTGCACTTCTTCTTGTGGCTAAATATCATCACATGGTTTGCATTTACCAGTGACCCCTTAGCATAGTCCCAAACTGTAGGATTGTTGACCTTTGctttaataataattaatacTTGGAAATATGAGGAATGGACAGAAGACCAAGTATTAAGACTGAAACTGCGTTCATAATCATTGACCGAAGCAATGACAGGCAAATCAAGAGGAGAGTCGAAGGTTACAGGAAACAAGCAAGAAAGTGGAGCAGAGGCCAAGATCTGTTCAGATCTGACTGGCAGGGACAGGTCAAGGAGGCCATACAGCCTGGGCCTCCGTTTATTTCCGAGGTTCTTTACTTTTTTTATTCAAGGTTCCCCTTCCTACAGGTCACAGCAGAAGAATGAAGACAttgccacaacatttaagaaggggGTCACTTCAATGTTTGGAGCTGGCAGCCCATAATTGTAAAACCAGCTCCTAGCTCCCCTGCCCTACTACAGTAGTGGTAGGCAGAATCAAACCTAGTAGTTCTGACAGGGAACTCTGAAAGCCATGCCAGGCCTGATGTCATCCTGCATTAAGTCTTTGCTCCAAAGGGAACAAACTTCTGTGCCAATTGATTCCCTGTGGAATATGCAAAAGCCCATAGTGATGTGGGTGTGGTCAGTGAGGCTTGTACTTAAGGGAATTCTGATCACAGTGCTAGCCCCCAAGCCCCATTCTGCACCCAGATGTGCATGTGAACATCTGTCCACAAGCAAATAAGCTCTTTGCCATCTGCCTATTGTTCACGGACTGAAGTTTGACAGAAATTAATGATATTCCCCTATAGCAACTGATATAAGAACTGGAGGAAAGAAGTGAGAGGTAGCAGTGATTTTTAACTGTAACTAGCAATAGTGCGTTGGCAATGGCAGTTAGCTTCAGGGCTTCTCAACAGAACAAGACATAAATTTGCCTCTGCTCTTCTCTAGCAAAGACTTCCATAGGTTCCTAAGAGAATTGTTGCGTTCTCCAGGCCAATGTGCTTTTTCAAATATCCCATGGACTACAGTGGTTTGTTACATCTAACTATGGTTCTTCAGATTGAATTTTGTTCTATTATGTATTTCTACAGTAAATGATGCTCATAATCACTCTGTCTTTATTcattaaagttttattttacttGTTGCCTCAAAATTTAATAGGTCACTTTGGCTGTGTATGCCATGGAACACTCATTACTCAAGATGGGAAGCATATTCATTGTGCAGTGAAGTGCCTCAACAGTAAGTAAATAAGACATTGTCTCTAAAGagacaaaataaatgttattattCAATTACTTCCAAAGAAATATTCTGCAATGCTGAATGAGATATCTAAGATCCCTCGTAAGCTGTTCAATAGGTGATGCAAAGCATTCTATGTGAAATGTTAATATACCATATCTATTTGCACAGGAATCACTTGCATTGAACAAGTAACCCAATTTCTGAAGGAAGGATTAATAATGAAAGATTTCAAACATACTAATGTTCTCTCCCTGCTTGGAATCTGCCTTCCTAACCAAGGATCCCCTCTGGTAGTTCTGCCATACATGAAACATGGTGACCTACGGAACTTTATCAGAGACGAAAGTCATGTAAGTAAATCACATCCATTCATCAGGAAAATTTGAACAAATTACTCAAAATAGATTTCAGTTGAGACCTGAATTGTTTAAAATCTGGTGTGCATAGTCATGTGCTGGATAAATCATGTCACTCTTTTTCAGTAAAATAAGGGAGAAATGTGTATGTAAAGCCATTATCTTATCGTTAAAGTTTCCCTCCTCTTAGATTACCTCTGAAGTTGAAATTATGTAGCCAGAAGCTGCTCCCAAATTACACTCAGCGAGCTTCCACAAACCATGCTGAAGGAAGTGGAGAcatacaagactgcagatgctggaatctggagcaacaaacaatctgctgaaggaactcagcaggtggagcagcaactgtggggggggtgagggggggagggagggagggagggagggaactgttgatgttccaggttgaaaccctacatgaGGGTTTCATCCCAAaagatcaacaattcctttctctccctcctcctccacagatgctgtttggcccactgagtttctccagcagtttgtttgatgCTGAAGGTAGTATTGCTTAAAGGAGGAGTGTTTGGCCAGATTGGAACACAGTCCCTCTTCTCCGAATAGAAATCCCAGTGGTGACGCATGCTGACGCAGGATACTTCCTAAGTACTGCATTAAAATATCATCTTAAACTTTATGCACATTATATTCAAATGCCTGTTTAGATTATACTCTAATAACAGGTGGAATTGACTTTGAATGCAAAATGTCTGGTTCAAATCATAAGAATATTCACCTTTATATGCCATTGAATATTTGTCTCATTACCTATAACTAATAACTGCAGAAAGAGTGTCTTGAAACCCTTCGCAAATTGTGTTACAGAATCCAACAGTAAAGGATCTTATTCGTTTTGGACTTCATGTTGCAAAAGGAATGGAATACCTTGCAAGCAAAAAGTTTGTTCACAGAGATCTTGCAGCAAGAAACTGCATGTgagtatgaaaatcaaaatagaGTGGCATTTTCTTTGCATGTTGCAGCAGATAAATTATTTGCCAAAAATATGTGCTGTATTATTGTCATCAAGTAGATACTTGAAGTGTTTGTTGTACTTAAATAAAACCTGTGTTTGTTAAAGGCACACATCAAGGACAACTATTGATTACTTTAGGCATTATGATGTTCTGTGCACTTCCAACATgaactttatacagctgcaaatgaCATTATGATACTGATTAACCCTGCAAATATGCAAGACATGTCTCAATTTGTCTCCCTTTGAAATGCTAACCTCTACTTCTACAGCATTATTCACCTCCTTGCCTAGTTGTCCCTGTTGACTCATGTCCCAGCCCATTTTTTTTCAACGGTCTTGACTTCGATTAAACATTCCTCCTTACTGTTCCCTTATCCTGCAGATTCTTTCTGCTCTAGACACTCAAATGCTTTGGACTACTCGTGTTTCCTGCAATATAGCATTTCCCTAACTCCTTCAGCTGTTCATTCCCCCAAGTCTCCAGTACTTCCCTTTAGACCATTTCTTATGCTGTGTCTGAACTATGAAAACCCTTTCTTAAATCATAGTTGTTTCCCCAGATTATTCCACTGCTATTTGGTATACTTTTGTCCTCCGTGTGTGCTTCCTCTGTTAAAATTGCTAAATAAATTAAAGAACTCTTCCAAACTAACAGTGAATTATTAATATGCTCTTCATTGCAACCTGATCTACAGACTATGGGTCACAATTTCTCTTTCCCTCCGTTAGTTATGCGCAAAACAAAACTGTTACGGGAAAAGAATATTGATAAGAGTGTgttgaaattcattttcaggactgTTATTCCCACAAATAACACTGGGTCTCTGTACTAATTTCTAGTTACATCCATAATTCATGCTCTTTCAATGGAAGGAGTAAGTCGGTGCAGATAGACCATCTCATTCAGAATTTAGTCTTAAACCTAATTTAAGACTAGGCTCTGGTCTTAAATTTAACTCTGTCACCTTGAAGGAAGGTATTGGTGCATTCTTTGTGAACACTCCTTTTTCTTTGCCGCAGAGCATCCATGATGAGAAGCAGACAAGCAATTGTGAATAGTTGTTGTTTCATATatgagagggcaggcacggtagtgtagcagttagcgtaacactattacagtacgagcaacctgggttcgattctggccactgtccgtaaggagtttgtatgttctccccgtgtctgtgtgggtttcctccgggtgctccagtttcctcccacattccaaagacgtatgggttaggaagtggtgggcatgctatgttgtgggaagcatggcgacacttgcgggctgcccccagaacactctacacaaaagatgcatttcactgtgtgtttctctgtgactattaaagatattttAGAATGGTTGGGGGTCACTTCATGGTTATAAATGGCACAAGTTCACACAACATGTTACAGAGCACAGACTATAAGTGAATAACCTTCAAATGTTCTAAACTTTCCCAGAAAGTAATTATGTTAAAATGCTACAAAGAATTAATCAAACAAAGCAATAACTCTGTGTACTAACATCAGTATAAAACCCTATAATATTTGCACTGTAGGCTGGATGAAAACTACACTGTAAAAGTGGCTGATTTTGGGCTTGCAAGAGATATATATGAGAAGGAATATTACAGCATTAATAATAAAAGCGGTGCTAAACTGCCAGTGAAGTGGATGGCCCTGGAAAGTCTGCAGACCCAGAAATTCACAACCAAGTCTGATGTGGTAATGTATTATCTCATGGTCATGTATGTCCACAATGTCTCAAAGCATGTGCAATGTAAAATATGTTATTAACCACCTTTGTGGTTAATCAACATAAGTCACCACTTTCATTAATGCACAGTGCAACTGAAGGACACGATTGTTAATTGAGGTGTATTACATACTGAtgggactttgactttgaaaatgtcTAAGACCAAAATAGTGTTAAATGTGAACACGGTTTGCTATTCTACTCAGACTATCAAATATGAAAGCCAATTTTCTTGTACATAACtatttttttctcagttctgtCTTGGTTGTCTTAATGGCCTGAAAATCAAATGACTGTTGTCTCTTCCAATGGCTGCTGTCCTTATTTCGCCTACAACATTTGGCCAGTAATAAATCCTGCTAGTCAGAAAATTGGGAGAAGCTTCAAAATACTCTGTATCATGACAGACAGGCGTTCCTGTGGCCGTGGGcatgactccaggatggtgtgttgcctccctgatgtCACTGAGTGggtgcagaacattctgaaaggggagggtgagcagccagaagttgtggtctatgttggtactaatgacatgggTAAGGagagtgatgaggtcctgcacaggcaatttagggagctaggtagaaagttatAAAGCAGGACAAATAAacatctcaggattactccctgtgccacgagattgagtttagaaataggaatgAAATATTTAGAAATAGAAACGGCCAAATCTGTGGCTAAGTATTTGGATAATTGGAGTCTCTTCTGGGGCTGGGGTAACCTGTACAAGGATAGATTGCACCCAAAATGGAGGGGGAGCAACATCCTGGTAGGGAGGTTTACAAGTGGATAGTGatgcaggggggtgggactctAAATGACACAATGTAGCGTGAGGGAAGGGGAAAGCAGGTGTGGTAAAATGGAGCATAAGGGGGCTGGTAAACTTAACTGCGTCTcaatcggcatggacaagtcaggGCAAAGCTGTACGACTCTGACTGTCTTTTGTGTATCCTCTGCAGTTTAAGGAAGCAATTTTTATCTTTAATATTTAATGCAGGGATGCTCAATGCTTTGTGCTTGAGGGGGCTACTTTTAAGTCATAGCATAAGACCATGAGCTAAAATTATTGCCAGCATTTCCATGCACACAAACTGCAAGCACGCAGAGGTCCCTAAACATGCGATATAACATcaaatagattcatagagttacacggcaggcccttcagtccaactcgtccatgctgaccaagatgctacCTGTGCTAAttccgtttgcctgcatttggctcatatcccgcTGAGCCATTCCTATCaatatatctgtccaaatgccttttaaacattgtaattgtacctgcctctaccacctcctctgtttctgttttgttgacCTTGttgatcattccatatacccactaccctctgtgtggaaaaacttgccctcaaattccctttaaatctttcccctctcaccttatgtcctcctagttttagaatcccctaccttggggaaaaagactgtgaccatctaccctatgcaTGCCCTCTCCAAATTTTATAACTCTCCAATAAGGTCATTCCtccacctccttcactccagggaaaagagtcccagccgatccaactccagtccaggcaacattcctctgaatctttcctgcaaCCTCTTTCACTTGATTCCATtttcctgtagcatggtgaccagacctgcacacagtgctcctaCTGCAGCCTTACCAACAATTTATACAAtcgtaacatgacgtcccaactacTAGAGTCAATGCagacgtaagaaactgcagatgctggaatctggagcaacaagcaatctgccattcacctctttcCTAATCTTGCCCATTATCACCTCCAGCACTGGTAGTcctttgtattcctgcttatctcacttcagcagctgtctccaccttcacgtGACCCTCCCTCCACATtgcatctctcactctctctttgtttgcctccatctatcattcacctgccactgtctcccaactccatgtccgctcccctcccctacctggtgcaacctgcctgtcattttgcaacccttctcagtccaccaatcacctcagactcctgtctcaccactcccttctcCTCTATACTGGCcttctcgcctctccactctcagtcctgatgcagggtttcagcccgaaCTGTCGACagttcctacagatgctgctcaacatgctgagttcctctagcagattgtttgttgctcctataCAGTGCCTTAGCTGATGAAAGctagcatgccatacaccttcttcaccaccttttctacctctgtcgccactttcagggaattgtacCCCAGTATTTCACGTTCAATAACACCGCCAGGACGCCGCCTTTCACTGTGTATGCTCaggcctggtttaatttcccaggGTAGTGATCAGTGCTTTTTTGATCATGCACAAAATTCTACCGTGCATGCAAGACTGGTGAACCACATGGACCTCAAACAAGAGGGTTGAGGCCTGCTTCAATATTGGTTCAAAGGTCCTTACTCACTAGGGTGTGTTTGGACAGTCCAAGGACCCCACTTTCATCCAGATACAGGCAGTTCCCacgttatgacagggttctgttctgaACAAAAACAGTATTTGGGagtggatcacagaaacagctgtgatgggagagcgagcaggcgtggAAAGTGTGGTCagcagccggcctcactgacttagtgagtgagtctgctcggtgctcccagctctgcttgacTCAACCCAGCTCCCAACTcaggtggggagagaagacatgcagaaatgccccattcccacctggcagaagatggcTCCTGCCCCCAACAAATCCACCCCTATCCATCCCGCTGGTGTCCCAAATGCTGGTTCAGATgtaagggtgtccataagtcgggcattcgtaatctggggaggaccaGTAAGTGTTTTTCTTATCTTCCTCAGAGGTCACTTCATACCAACCACAACACTGGCCATCTTTGCTGCTAATGTTTACAATCCCATCATTCTTCTTGATCCTCCCTCTGACCACAGTACCCAAATCATCTCTTCAAATCACCCAGGTCACTAATCTTCCCAGCCCACTCCTTCCCTTGATCTTAAACCTCCCTTTGATTTCAAGTGTTCCATGCCCAACACTCTCTGCAATGTCCAGAATGGGAGAAAATCATGGAAACTCTGTCTTACACAAGGCCACATGCACCATGGATTGTATAATGTCTCACGTTTGTGCTGTGGGCCAAGCCAGGACTTAACCACAAAACAAATTTGGCCAATGCACCACGGTTTGTGTATTTTTGATTTAAGCTGACAGTAGACTCATCACTCCTATGCTTGTTGACCTACATTGACTCCATAAATGGTTttgcctcagatttaaaattctaattcttattttcaaatccatctaTAGACTCACTCCTCTCCTTCTCCATACCCTCTGGTTGTTATCCCTTTGAAAATGTTGTactccttcaattctggcctcttaaaTATCCTCAATTTTAATTGGTCCATCACTGGTGGCCGTACGCCTGATCTGCCTGTGTCTCAAGGTTTGTTGTCCACTCTCTAATTCTCCCTATGTGTCTCTACTTCATGTAGATCCTGTTCAAAACTGCTTAGTTTTTAGTCATCTTTGGTCTCAGTTTTTCTTCAGTAATGCCCCTGTGAAGAGCCTTGGAAGGTTTTATTACATTGAagatactacataaatgcaacttcagatttccagcatctgctactTTGCTTTTGgactaaataaatacaaattgttgtacATAGTCGGGTTAGGAATGTAATCCAAACAGCATTGAGTAGACATTCTTTCCCATTATATAGTCATGTCAGCACATTAACATTTAGTGgcagagagaaaaatattaataCATCATATCATGCACTtagcaaaaaaacaagatgctagaggaactcagcgggtcaggtagcatccatccagggaagtggacagtcgatgtttcgggtcgagacccttcatcccaacCTGATTTATTGCCCTTAGAACTTTGGATTATAGCTCTGTGTTATTCAGAAATAAGTACTGCATTGTCATTCTTATTCTTTTGCTGTGAAATTGAGTTTTGAGAATAATGATATATTTTGTCTCCAACAGTGGTCTTTTGGAGTACTGCTGTGGGAGCTGATGACACGAGGAGCACCACCTTACCCTGATGTTGATTCATTCGATGTCACTGTTTACCTATTACAAGGGAGAAGGTTGCTGCAACCTGAATACTGTCCTGATTCACTGTAAGTAGATTATTCAGCATTGCTAAAGGAGATATTTCATGTTCTGTATTCAGAAACTTTGTGCATTGTATCTGTTCACTTGTGTTCTAGGAACCTTATTCAGTATTCTTTTTTCGTTACAGATATACAGTAATGCTAAAATGTTGGCACCCAAAACATGAAATCCGCCCaacattttctgaaattgtttcaaATCTGTCGTCGATTCTTTCCAATTTTACTGGAGATCACTACATACAGTTAAATACAACCTACGTGAACATAAACTGCGgagtaccctatccacctgtttaTTCATCTCAAGATAACTTGGATAGAGATGCTCATGCATGATCAATGGCAGGTTTCTATAAAGGATATTTTATCAGCAGGCGAATGCAAGAAATCTGTTCCGGACATTACAGGGGAGAAGCCCTATATTAAATGTGCTGCTGGCTCAGTAGTATCAACTATGCTGAAC
This is a stretch of genomic DNA from Pristis pectinata isolate sPriPec2 chromosome 15, sPriPec2.1.pri, whole genome shotgun sequence. It encodes these proteins:
- the met gene encoding hepatocyte growth factor receptor isoform X3, with protein sequence MESAIPAQRLDLFLGQFQNTLLTSIAVFTQGKVTIANLGTADGRVMQVVISRTERSTPHFNFQLDSNSVSPEVLVEQSGSENGYLIIVTGTKISKLPLTAARCGYFLSCSKCLTAPSFMGCVWCSGRCSRMQECVTHVWNICPPVISEISPLTAPLEGGTRLVICGRNFEAMKNKVNPKMTAINVGNAICKLEANKSSRNRLLCILEAFNTTQDYNPVHINLTLNKSLTTRAVGFSFVNPAITRISPHHGSKSGGTILTITGKYLNSGSRREVLIGGKVCDLKSISETKIECITPAHAARLKYPVVLKIDAAVREFKNYFTYVENPSITNIYPAWSFSSGGSTVTVQGINLNFVQTPQMVITVQQISKTFHAACRYEDNLKVIYCQTPPLDRFKLTLPTQGKASFIFDNVTVGSFDFGYTEDPLFETFKVPKEIKKSGSNVLEIKFQGAQIKSEAIDGKILTIGNQSCEQIHLKPNTLICIIPKELLASRSELDVEWKKANSSIYLGKVIILENKNFIALVGVIVIMLLVLLILGIFIWRYKKKQMKDINPDVVRYDGGTHTLHLDRLVNTRARNSITAEMISHESSDYRTTLQEDPFQNLTQGASYRQAQFSHSDLTCILSSGDLDSTTPLLQGDVNISFNSLDSELLKEVQHMVISADALTMHTTEVIGRGHFGCVCHGTLITQDGKHIHCAVKCLNRITCIEQVTQFLKEGLIMKDFKHTNVLSLLGICLPNQGSPLVVLPYMKHGDLRNFIRDESHNPTVKDLIRFGLHVAKGMEYLASKKFVHRDLAARNCMLDENYTVKVADFGLARDIYEKEYYSINNKSGAKLPVKWMALESLQTQKFTTKSDVWSFGVLLWELMTRGAPPYPDVDSFDVTVYLLQGRRLLQPEYCPDSLYTVMLKCWHPKHEIRPTFSEIVSNLSSILSNFTGDHYIQLNTTYVNINCGVPYPPVYSSQDNLDRDAHA
- the met gene encoding hepatocyte growth factor receptor isoform X2; this translates as MLFLYLRSAAGMRQSSSPKEKACGGNSDGFQMESAIPAQRLDLFLGQFQNTLLTSIAVFTQGKVTIANLGTADGRVMQVVISRTERSTPHFNFQLDSNSVSPEVLVEQSGSENGYLIIVTGTKISKLPLTAARCGYFLSCSKCLTAPSFMGCVWCSGRCSRMQECVTHVWNICPPVISEISPLTAPLEGGTRLVICGRNFEAMKNKVNPKMTAINVGNAICKLEANKSSRNRLLCILEAFNTTQDYNPVHINLTLNKSLTTRAVGFSFVNPAITRISPHHGSKSGGTILTITGKYLNSGSRREVLIGGKVCDLKSISETKIECITPAHAARLKYPVVLKIDAAVREFKNYFTYVENPSITNIYPAWSFSSGGSTVTVQGINLNFVQTPQMVITVQQISKTFHAACRYEDNLKVIYCQTPPLDRFKLTLPTQGKASFIFDNVTVGSFDFGYTEDPLFETFKVPKEIKKSGSNVLEIKFQGAQIKSEAIDGKILTIGNQSCEQIHLKPNTLICIIPKELLASRSELDVEWKKANSSIYLGKVIILENKNFIALVGVIVIMLLVLLILGIFIWRYKKKQMKDINPDVVRYDGGTHTLHLDRLVNTRARNSITAEMISHESSDYRTTLQEDPFQNLTQGASYRQAQFSHSDLTCILSSGDLDSTTPLLQGDVNISFNSLDSELLKEVQHMVISADALTMHTTEVIGRGHFGCVCHGTLITQDGKHIHCAVKCLNRITCIEQVTQFLKEGLIMKDFKHTNVLSLLGICLPNQGSPLVVLPYMKHGDLRNFIRDESHNPTVKDLIRFGLHVAKGMEYLASKKFVHRDLAARNCMLDENYTVKVADFGLARDIYEKEYYSINNKSGAKLPVKWMALESLQTQKFTTKSDVWSFGVLLWELMTRGAPPYPDVDSFDVTVYLLQGRRLLQPEYCPDSLYTVMLKCWHPKHEIRPTFSEIVSNLSSILSNFTGDHYIQLNTTYVNINCGVPYPPVYSSQDNLDRDAHA